One Benincasa hispida cultivar B227 chromosome 5, ASM972705v1, whole genome shotgun sequence genomic window carries:
- the LOC120078303 gene encoding xyloglucan endotransglucosylase/hydrolase 2-like isoform X1: MFSSHKASTMLILPLFVASVMTTAAGNFLQEVDITWGGPRAKIYDGGRHLTLSLDKDSGSGFQSKKEYLFGRFDMQIKLVPGNSAGTVTTFYLSSQGPGHDEIDFEFLGNSSGDPYTLHTNVYSQGKGNREQQFHLWFDPTKTFHTYSIDWTPQSIKFLVDNIPIRVFRNWETIGIPYPKSQPMRVYSSLWNADDWATRGGLVKTDWTQAPFTASYRNINVNACVVSSGSSSCGSQFTNSMQSGQNDQGLDAKSRNRMRWVQSEYMIYNYCVDFKRFPQGVPAECKRSRFL; the protein is encoded by the exons ATGTTTTCGTCTCACAAAGCTTCAACAATGCTTATACTTCCTTTATTCGTTGCTTCAGTAATGACCACAGCAGCTGGAAATTTTCTCCAGGAGGTCGACATCACTTGGGGTGGTCCACGCGCCAAGATATACGATGGAGGCCGACACCTCACCCTCTCGCTTGACAAAGATTCAGGGTCTGGTTTCCAATCCAAGAAGGAGTACCTATTTGGAAGGTTTGACATGCAAATCAAATTAGTGCCTGGAAACTCTGCTGGCACTGTTACCACCTTTTAC TTGTCTTCTCAAGGCCCAGGACACGATGAGATTGACTTTGAATTCTTAGGCAATTCATCTGGAGATCCTTACACACTTCACACCAATGTATACTCGCAGGGAAAAGGAAATAGAGAACAACAATTTCACCTTTGGTTTGATCCTACAAAGACGTTTCATACATACTCCATCGACTGGACTCCCCAAAGTATCAA atTTTTGGTAGATAACATTCCCATAAGGGTGTTTCGAAACTGGGAAACAATTGGCATTCCATACCCAAAAAGCCAACCAATGAGAGTTTATTCAAGCCTATGGAATGCAGATGATTGGGCAACAAGAGGAGGACTAGTGAAAACCGATTGGACGCAGGCCCCTTTCACTGCATCGTATCGTAATATCAATGTCAATGCATGTGTTGTGTCATCTGGGTCATCATCTTGTGGCTCCCAGTTTACCAATTCCATGCAAAGTGGACAGAATGATCAAGGACTAGATGCCAAGAGTAGGAATAGGATGCGATGGGTGCAGTCTGAATACATGATTTATAATTACTGCGTCGACTTTAAAAGATTTCCTCAAGGTGTTCCAGCTGAATGCAAGCGCTCAAGGTTCCTGTGA
- the LOC120078303 gene encoding probable xyloglucan endotransglucosylase/hydrolase protein 16 isoform X2, which translates to MFSSHKASTMLILPLFVASVMTTAAGNFLQEVDITWGGPRAKIYDGGRHLTLSLDKDSGSGFQSKKEYLFGRFDMQIKLVPGNSAGTVTTFYGKGNREQQFHLWFDPTKTFHTYSIDWTPQSIKFLVDNIPIRVFRNWETIGIPYPKSQPMRVYSSLWNADDWATRGGLVKTDWTQAPFTASYRNINVNACVVSSGSSSCGSQFTNSMQSGQNDQGLDAKSRNRMRWVQSEYMIYNYCVDFKRFPQGVPAECKRSRFL; encoded by the exons ATGTTTTCGTCTCACAAAGCTTCAACAATGCTTATACTTCCTTTATTCGTTGCTTCAGTAATGACCACAGCAGCTGGAAATTTTCTCCAGGAGGTCGACATCACTTGGGGTGGTCCACGCGCCAAGATATACGATGGAGGCCGACACCTCACCCTCTCGCTTGACAAAGATTCAGGGTCTGGTTTCCAATCCAAGAAGGAGTACCTATTTGGAAGGTTTGACATGCAAATCAAATTAGTGCCTGGAAACTCTGCTGGCACTGTTACCACCTTTTAC GGAAAAGGAAATAGAGAACAACAATTTCACCTTTGGTTTGATCCTACAAAGACGTTTCATACATACTCCATCGACTGGACTCCCCAAAGTATCAA atTTTTGGTAGATAACATTCCCATAAGGGTGTTTCGAAACTGGGAAACAATTGGCATTCCATACCCAAAAAGCCAACCAATGAGAGTTTATTCAAGCCTATGGAATGCAGATGATTGGGCAACAAGAGGAGGACTAGTGAAAACCGATTGGACGCAGGCCCCTTTCACTGCATCGTATCGTAATATCAATGTCAATGCATGTGTTGTGTCATCTGGGTCATCATCTTGTGGCTCCCAGTTTACCAATTCCATGCAAAGTGGACAGAATGATCAAGGACTAGATGCCAAGAGTAGGAATAGGATGCGATGGGTGCAGTCTGAATACATGATTTATAATTACTGCGTCGACTTTAAAAGATTTCCTCAAGGTGTTCCAGCTGAATGCAAGCGCTCAAGGTTCCTGTGA